The window AGAGAATGGGGTAACTTTCTCTATCCATACTTTACATCGCTCAATGACTTCAGACATGGATGACATTGGTCCAAAAGATTTTAATGTTGGCTTAAAATCTTTTGGAAGTTATTATCCTATTTATCCCCATACCGTAAATTTTGACAAACGTAAAGTAAAATTCAAAGGGCCGGGTGCGAGCGAGTACACTGAAATAACCGCTCAGGGAAACAGCATCCTCTATCCTCATAATGAATTGGAAGACATCTATGTTGGCTATGCTGATGTAACTGAACTTGTTAAAAAGCATGGCGCGGGGAACTATACCTTGGCTGATTTGGCATTGGTGGAAGGGGTAGGGAACCAAACAGGCTATACCGGCAACTGGGGAATGGTGGTAATCTACCAAAACTCAAAAATGGATTGGCGGGACATCAGTGTTTTTGACGGGTATTCTTTTGTCCAGTCTTTGGATGGAGAAGAACATATCGGAGAAGTTGAAATTACAGGCTTTGAAACCATTAACCAAGGGCCGGTTCGGTTAAAATTAGGCATAATGGCTGCAGAGGGTGACAAATCAATTAAAGGAGATTTTCTACAGATTAGAAATCAGGAAAACAAATGGGCTCCATTGTACCACCCCAAATCTGTCAGTTCAAATTTCTTCAATTCCTCCATTTACAGCCCGGTTCCAGACCAAGAGGGCAATTTAGTAGAGAGTCCTAGAAACCCAAATTTGGAGCACAATACCGGTGCCGATATACTTCAATGGGAGGTTCCCAATCCCAACAATTCCATTATTACCAATAAACAGAATTCCTTTCGCTTTCGCTATGGCACCAATCAGGATGTATATGCCATTTATGCTTTTGCTTTTTCAGTTCCTTCCTATATTCCGGAGATTCAAGCATACAACCATATTAAATCAATCGATGGCAAGCCGGTGGAAGAAGACCCTACAGTGGAACCGGGGCAAGAAATAACCTATAACCTTGACATCTCAAACCTAGGTACTGAAAGTTCTTTGGACAATAAGGTTATTATCCCAATGCCACCCACCGCTACTTTTGTCAATGCCAGTCAAGTGCCTCAAGATATTGGGACGATCACTTTTGATGCCGACATGGGGTTGTTCGGAGCTGTCATTTGGGAAATAAATGAGCTTCCGCAGATGGAAAACCCTGATGAGACCATCATTACCTTGGAATACACCTTAAAACTTTCAGAAGATTGTTTTTTTTGGGCCAATAACAATTGTGAAATTAAAATCTCCATAGATGGGAGCATGTCGGGCATGGGAGCGATCTCCAATCACAATTTTTCCAATTTACCTTTTATTCAAGGATTTATGAAGGACAATTGCTCAGGAGAAGCCATTTATGGGCCTTTGGAAATCCCAATAACAGGCAAAGCGGAATTTGCTGCAACACATTGTAATTCTCAAGTTGATTTTCCAAGTTTAGGTCCAATTGAACTTCCTGATTTCTGCCAAGGTGATGCTCCGGTAGATTTAAATTCATTTGTCTCTCCCAGTCAAAAGGGTTATTCTATTTATTATTTTATGGAAGAAGAAGGTGGAGAAGCCATTCCTTCCTATCAGGTCAATACCGCTCATGTTGGTTCAGAGCAAATTTGGGTTGCCGAAGGCCCTTCAAAAAACTGCACCGGAATACGCAGCCTCTTAACCATAAATGTAGTAAAAAAAGCAAGTCCTCCAGGCGTTCGGAACCAGACAATTTGCCAATTTTCAACTACCAATACATTTGAGATATTTAATATTAATGAACATGAGCTCCACTATTATCCTGACAATGATCCCTCAAGTGATCCATTAACTGAAGTTCCTGTTATTGATCCTGATAAGATAGGAGTTTACACTGTTTGGGTATGTCATTCAAAGGAGGGGGTATGTGATAGCCCACGCGTGCCGGTAAGTATCACAGTGGAAGATTGTAGCTACCAACCAGACATAAACCTAGATAAATCTGTTGACAAGGAGCATTACAGTCAAGTAAACGACACCATTACTATTTCTTTGGTAGTCAGCAACCCACGTAAAGTACCTCTGGTAGATGTAAAAGTTCATGATGACCTTACCAACGAGGTTTGGACCATTCCCTACCTCGACATTATGGAAAGCCAAACTTTTACTGTAAGTTACGTTACCACACAGCAGGATATTGATAGAGGATATATTAACAGTATCTCCAGCGTTACGGCCAATCCAATAATTGGAGGGTTTGTGCATGATACTGAAATTGAAAAAATAGAAGCCTTGATTTATGCGGACGGCTTTCTTTTCAATGAAATCACCACTACACCAGAACCTTGCCCACCTCCTGATGAGGCAATGGGCACCCTTCATATACGGTTCCCGGGATATATCCCCCAAACAGGCCGCTATTTATTGGTAAAGAAAGAAAATAATCAGGAGTATACAGGTAATTTTCAAAACCTAATTCACATAAAGGTGGCAGTTCCACATGGGCAGTATTCTGTCAAAATATGGGATGTTAACGAAAATTTACTAGAGGTAAAAGGAAGTTTTACAGTAGAAAAAAAAGCCTTTGTAGCCTTCAATGTACCGGCAGAAATCAATGCCTGTTTCCCATACGAACTAATTCCTGAAAGCGCATTCCAACTAGATTACTTTCTAGAAGATCCAGATGGAAAACCTGTTAACCAAAACAATCAGGGAGGCTTTCCTCTTTCCGCGTCAGGTACTTACGAAATTACAGGTACTGATCCTAGTGGTCAACTTTGCCCTATAGTGAAGCGTTTTGATGCCAATATCACCATGCCTTTGGATGTGGAAATGGAACTGGCTCCTTTTTGTAAGGAAGATGTTTTCACAACCCTTATTTTGCGAAAGGACATAACCGGGCTGGAAGTAAAATGGTACAGGCTCCTTTCGGAGGAGTCAATTCACTTGCAAACATATGACAACAACACAACCCTGACCATTCAGGAAGCGGGCTTATACACCGTTACCTTAACCAATAAAGAAGGTTGCATGGTAGGCCGTGGACAAATGGAAGTCAGCAAGTCATTTTCGGAGATGCCCCAGTTGGAGAAACTGTATTCAATTTGCCCGGAAAACAAAAGAGAGGTATTAATCGATATCGGCCAAGGATTTTCAGCCAGTCAATGGTACTTAAACGGAAAATTTGTTGGCACAGGGGATGTGTTTTCTCCAAATATTGCCGGATTTTATAACCTTTTGGCCATTGATGAACAAGGTTGTTCCTTTTCGGTAGATTTTGAAGTGGAGGAAGTATGCGAAGCCAGGGTTCTATTTCCCAATGCCATGCTTCCCGATGACCCTGAGAAGGCTTTTACTGTTTTTGCGAATAACCTTATCTCCGAAATTGAGGTTTTCATACACAACCGATGGGGAGCGTTGATTTATTATTGTGAAGACAAAAACCTTCAAGGGAATCAGGCCTCCACCTGCCTATGGAATGGATACTACAACAACCAAAAAGTCCCGGGAGGAGGCTATTCCGTAACGATCCAATATGTAACTAAAAAAGAGAAAGAAGCACATACAGTAAAAGGCATAATTACGGTTATTGAGTAGTATAATGCTAGCTGTGGTAGTATGAGAAAAAATCTACACGACATAGGAAAGGTGCTCATCCCTCGATCACACGATCACCTCATCACCCCATCACCCCATCTTGAAAAACTTATCAATAATGTTTAAGTAATATAATTTAGATGGTAACTTTGAACCTTTCAGCTATTTTTTAGCTAAAATTTTAAACCTACCTTATTTTAAACCCATGAAGCAATTCCTACTGATAGGCTTTTTTTCCTTTTTATTCACTTCATTTGTTTGGGCAGTTCAAGGAGACACCTTAGAAATTATTAGTCATGATGCCATCACTGTAGTGACGAACCCATCAAAAGGAGCCAATACTTATACAGAGTGGGCCGTATTTCCCGACAAGGAGGTGCCTATTCGAAAAATCGTTATGAAAATCAAATTTGCATGTCCTGACGATATGCGTTGTGCAGACTGGGATTACCTGGACCATATTACCATTAAAAGAACAGGGGGAATAGCAGGAGAGTTACAGGATTTTGAAATAGGAAGAATGCTAACACCCTATGGCGGTGCATTCGGGGAAGATTGGGAATTTGATTGGCAAGTGGATGTTACAGATTTTTCCCTATTATTAAGAGATAGCGTTGAACTGGAATACAAGCACACCGGCTATGAGCCCAATAATGACCGAGGATGGAAAGTCACAGTAGCCTTTGATCTTATCAGAGGTCAACCTACCATGGAACCTATTTCCATTACCAAAATATACGATGGCTCATTTACTTATGGAGACAAGGAAAAACCGATTGAAAAAGCTTTGATACCCGTCCAATTTACTTCAGAAAAAGAAGCCGCTATGGGAAGGTTACGAATCCTTCAAACCGGCCATGGAATGGATAGACCTGATGGATGTGGAGAGTTTTGCAATAAATACAGGGATTTCATTTTGGATGAAAAACTTGTCGCCAGTCGCCAAATCTGGAAACAATGCGGTAATAACCCTCTCTACCCTCAAGCAGGAACATGGATTTTCGACCGTGCTAACTGGTGTCCCGGAGACCTTATCCAACCTGATTTATATGATTTCCCCATTGCAAAACCCCAACATACCGTTCAGTTAAAAATGGAGGATTACAGCTCTCCTAAACCCAGTGCCAATGAACTAATTGCTGCCTACCTCATACAATACAAAGCTTACAGAAAGAAAAATGATGTTACCATTGAGGACGTTATTATCCCTTCAAACAAAGCCATTTATAGCAGGTTAAACCCTGCAGCCTTTGGTCCTACCATAGTAATCAAAAATAACGGGGCAGAACCTTTAACTCAGCTAAGCATTAATCACGGGCAAAAAGGACAAGAAAATAATAAGTATTTCTGGAAAGGCATGCTCATGCCGGGAGAAATGGACACAGTCAAAATGCCGGGACTTATCCCTCAAAAAGGCACACTGACCTATCAATTTGAACTCAAAAAACCGAATGGGAGAAAAGATGCTTCAAGACAGGACAATTTTATTTATGCTTCCTATAGTCAAACTCCCGTCCATGACTCTACTTTAATTTTTCATTTGGAAACCAACAAGAAGCCCGAAGACAATGCCTATAAACTCATAGATGCTGAGGGAAATATCCTTTACCAAAGAGAGGTGGGCACTTTGGTTGCTGACACCATTTACAAAGACACCTTACAATTGAGCAAAGGGGCTTATCAATTGTTGTTCAAGGACGTGAGTGGTGATGGCCTGGAATTTTGGTATAAAACAAAGGCGGGAAGAGGCAAGTCCATCTTACTTAATGCGCAGGGCGAAATTGTCAAAAGCTTTAACTCTGATTTCGGAAGCAGCATCACTTATAACTTTACAGTGGGGGATACACCTGACTCTATTATGGAAAATGAAATTTCCCTAGGGGTATTCCCTACCCGAACAAAAGATTTTACTTACTTCGATTTTTTATCAAACAATCCTGAAGAGGTCCTTATCAAGCTGATAAGAGATCCCGGAGGGGAGGTGGTGGAAGAGCATCTTTACAGAGATTTCAAAGAAGGCAGGCTCACCTTTGATCTAAGCAGGTATCCAAAAAGCAGGTATTTTTTCCGTGTTTTTGTAAATGACAAGGTAGTCTATAATAAAAGGCTAAGGGTGAAGGAGTAATATAATTGGTCCTCATCTGCCCGAAGACCAAAGTTATTTAATTTAGTTAAATACGAAAAGGCCATCTTTTAACATGGATGGCCTTTCTATTTACTTATGAAAAATCCTCTGTTAAATCCTTTCCAGCTTTACCGGATAGGTTTTTTGTGAGGCCCATTGAGGAACATAAATATTTTCATCCCTGTCTACACATACATCATGGGGGTGCATAAAACCTTGGAAACTCATGTCTTTTCGCTGTTCCTGAAGTTCTCCGTTTACATATTCAGGTGCCGTTCCTCCCGGAGTGGAAACTACCCGGTCATTTTTATCCAAGACGGTGATATAACCAGAGTTGGGATAAGCCTGTGTGGTACTTCTATACACCGCAGCATAAACGTTATCTCCTCTCAAAACAGGTCTACAAACAAATGAGCCTGGAGTAGGGATGGTCTTGATGTACTTCCCATCCAAAGTAAAACGCTTGTACTGCATATTCCCCCTGTCAGTAATAAGCAAGGTAGGGTTGTTTTTATCTCTGGTATCTACCAATATACCATGACAACAGTTGAAGGTTTCGTTGGTCTCTCCCTTTCCTCCAAACTGTCGGATCAATTCACCCTTGGCATTGTACTGAGTAACGTAATTTTTGCCATAGCCATCCACAATATAGATGTCTCCATTGGCAGGATTTATGGCTGTTTCTGTAGGAACAAATTGTTTGGGATACTCATAATTACCTGTTTCTCTGGGGTAATCCATCACCATAATTTCTCTGCCTTTTAGGTCAGTTTTGATCACCTGACTTCGGGTATTGTCGGCAATATAAAGAAACTCTTCTCCTCCTTCATCACTGATAGTAAGTCCATGCGCACCGGGATAAGTACTTCCCCATGTTTCCAGCAACTTTCCGGACTTGTCATAAATAATCACATTGTTTTTGGTCTCATTGGTCAAAAGGATTAACCTTCCTTTTGCATCTTCTACCATTTCATGGCAGTCATTGACAGGGTTTTTGGCGGGATCTAAATTGCCCCATCCTTCTATGACCTTATATTGATGAGAGCCATGCCCCAGTATGGTTTCTTTTTTCATGCCGTAGCTTTTATTTACAATAATATTGGGAACCACTGCTCCTGCAAACAGCGTCAGTCCCGATTTCTTTAAGAATTCTCTTCTTGGATTTGGGTTTTCTTTCATGGGTGTAATTTAAGCGAATAAATCCATTTCAGCTTCTCCATGCCCATCTGGAGTGGTATAAAATGGTCGTTTTTCTATTTCGTAATTCGTTTCAGGATCCATCCCTAAGGCATGGTAAATGGTCTGGTGTAATGCCGCAATTTTAATCGGCTTTTCTATACTTTTACATGGCCTCTCATCGGCAGTTTTACCATAAACATAGCCTTTTTTGATTCCTCCTCCAAACATCAACACCGAACAACCGTCTGTAAAATGCCTGTGCATTCCATAATTTTTCATGTCTTCAATAATATCCGGAACCTCCACTTGGTCTTTTACTTTGGCACCTGGTCTTCCTTCGGTCAACATATCTCTGCTAAATTCGCTGGCCAACACCACCAAAGTCCTGTCAAGCCTTCCACTTTCATCCAAATCTTTAATTAACTGAGCAATAGGCGCATCGATCAATTTTTTCATACCTTTAAGCCTGGTATGTCCGTTTTCATGGGTATCCCAACCTACGAAGGGTTCATACTCTGATGTAACACTTATAAATCTGGCCCCCTGATCCACCAGTCGCTTGGCCATTAAACAGCCCAAGCCAAATTTACCCGTATTGTAAATATCATATTTCTCCTTGGGCTCCTGACTTAAATCAAAAGCCTTTGCTTCGGGACTATTCAACAACATATAGGCTTGCTCCATGGATCGCTTTAGCGATTCTTTTTGGTAATCACTCCCAAATTCTCCCATGGCACTTTCTTTTATCAAATTCTCATAAAGCTGATTCCTGGCTTCAAATCGCTTGTTTGACATGCCAACCGGAGGGCGCACACTATCTAAACCGGAACTAGGATCAGGAATCAAAAAAGGACCATACTCACTTCCTAAAAACCCCGCACTGTGAAACGCCTTCAATTCCTCCCCTTCTCCTACAGTAAACCGCTGCCCAATGTTAATAAAAGGCGGAATAACCGGATTAACAGGTCCTAACTCTTTGGCCATCCACGAACCCATATGCGGTACAGCTACAGACTGAGGAGGCTCATAGCAAGTATGCCAATGAAATTGATGCCGGGTATGCAATATATGCCCTAAATCTGCTGCTACATAGGAGCGAATCAAACTGCCTTTATCCATCACCCCACCTATTTTTTCAAGGCCTTCAGAAAAATTAACCCCATCTAACACCGTTGGGACTGCTTTAAAGGTACTCAACACCTCCTTGGACTCCATTCCCTTTCTAAAAGGGGTATATTTTTTTGGGTCAAAAGTCTCAGTATGAGCCATTCCACCTGCCATATAAAGCAAAATCACGGTATCCGCAGTGCTTTCAATCTTCTCCTTAGGGGAGCATGCGTTTAATAAGGCTGAAATTGGAGCTCCTGCAGCCATGGCTGCAATAGAAGCAGCACTTGTCTTTTTTAAGAAATCTCTTCTTCTCCAATTATAATTCATTGCTTAAGCTTTTTATTAGTAAATTAATTGAAATTCAGGAAGTAATAAAACCGCCCAAAACAAATCTTGTATGGCTTCGGGCTCCGGTTGATCTCCCAAAGCTGCCATGGCAATATTGAATTCCTTTTCCTGAGGCGCTCTTCCCAAAAGTTGCTGGTAGACTTCCTCAACAATAATTTCCCCTGCCTCATACTTTTCTTTCCATTTAACCGCTCCTTCTTTTAGGGTATTGTTAAGCTTTTCACCATTGGTTAATTCTAATGCTTGTAATAAACTGGCTTGACTGTCTCTGCTTGTCATTACCACTTCCCGATTTGTGCGTCCCAAAGCTTTCAATAAACCATTATTTGCCACCAATGCAGCACGAACGAAGCCAATGTCGGATTGCTCGGAAACGGCCAGCTGATTGGGATCATACTTCATTTCCTCCTCCGTAAATAGGGGATGAATTTTTTGACTTACCCCATCAGTAAATTGTTCTGCTGTCATCCTTCGAATAACAGCCCCTTCAAAAACAAAATCGTCTTCAGCAAGAAACAATGGGCTCTCTACTCCTACAGCCGGCTGTTGATAAGCTTTGGATATAGCAATTTTATATATCAGTTGCTTCAAGTCGTAACCATCTTCTTCAAAATCTGTGGCTAGCCAATCCAATAAATCCTGACTCCAAGGTACATTATCCATTTCATCAGCAGGTTCCACCAATCCCCTACCCATCATTTGTTTCCATATTCTATTTACTATGGTGCGGTAAAGCCTGCCATTGGCGGGTTGCACCAAGTATTCGGCCAGCTGTTCCAACTTTTTGGACCTGCTGGCAGTACTGTCAATTTCACCCAGTTCTTCCCATAAAATCTTAGTCCCTGCCTTCTCTCCTGTAGGAATATCACATCGGCTTACAACCAAGGATGAATCTGAAAAAATATTGGCAAAGGCATAGGCTTCTTTAAGTTTCCAATCACTGATAAAGCTGTCATGACAGGAAGCACATTTCAGGTTAAGGCCTAAAATCACTTGGCCAACATTTTGTGCAGCTTGCATTTCAGTAACCTGACTGGCGTTGACATCCCCTCTCCAGCGTATCCCTTCAATAAAACCCTTTGACTTTTCATCAGGATTCAATAACTGTTTCACAAATTGGTCATAGGGTTTATTGTCACGCAATGAATTGTACAGCCAATCGGTAATGGCATACCGCCCTTTGGTAATATAACCTGTGCCGGTATAGTCATTTCTCAGGGCATCATTCCAGAAAGTTAACCAATGGGTCGCATAATCGTCATCTCTATCCAGCAGTTCACTTACCCATATGGCCCTCTTATCAGGCCTGCTGTCATTTATAAAAGCCGAATATTCTTCCGGCGAAGGCTGTAAACCTACTATATCCAAATATATCCTTCTTAGATAAACCTTGTCATCCACAGGTTCTTTCCAGGCTATTTTTTGTTTTTCGAAATATTCATCTACCCAAATGTCGATGGCTTGGGTCAATCCTTTTCTTTGGGCCGGTAAGTTAGGTCGTCTTGGAGCAAGTTCGGCTACCCTGAACACACTCACCTCTTCAGCAGCATCCGGCCAAGGAGCTCCTTTGTTCACCCAAAAAGTAATCAAGGCTATCTCATCATCGGAAAGCACCTTCCCCTTAGAAGGCATTGCCTCTTTGTGATCCTTTGGAAGCTTTATCCTTCGCACCAATTCACTTTTATCAGCATTCCCCGGAATAATAACAGGACCTGACTCACCTCCGGCAAAAGTAAACGCTTTGGAGTCAAGCCTTAATTCTCCTTTAATCTTGGCATCACTGTGACATTTATAGCAATTGTGGGCTAAAACAGCCCTTACCTTACCTACCAATTCTATTTGCTTTTGTTCACTTAATGCACCTTCTTCCTCAAAGGCCACCAAATCAATGTTTAGGTCTTCAGGTGTATAGGAAGATTCATTCCAAGGTAAAGTCTCTGTTAAGTATTCCTCCCCATGTGTCAATGAGGCACCAAAATGCCCGGCAATTGAAACGCCCAGAGCAGTAATAAATAACACTATTCTAAAAGTTTTTATGGCTTGCTTGGGAGTTCCATTTTTAATTTTTCCCAATAAAAAAAGTAATAACACCCCTAAAACAGCTGTTATGATTCCTGTCCACTGGTGAATATCCAATAACTCCCCTCCATATTCTTCAATATTTGCCAGTAGCAATCCCAAAACAACAGCCACAAGTGCACCTATGGCCCCTGTCCATACCAAGGCATTAATACCCGGTCTCAGTTTATGGTTAAATTCCTTAAGCGTAAACAACTCCAACAAGGCGGCCAATAAAAGAAAGCTTACAGGAAAGTGAACGGCTAAAGGATGCAAACGCCCTAAAAACTTCCACAACCAAAAGGTAGTTTCAGCCTCAGCTAACTGAAATACCATGACTGCTTCAAGTGCACTCACCTCTGTGGTAATACCTAATGCCATGAAAAAAAACACAGCCGTGAGGATTAACAGGTTACCTTTACTTATCCTTTTCATTCGATTACTTTTTTCCGGGTCTAAAGCTTTATGTGTGTAAGTTTTGAAATTGACTAAACCAAATAGCAACACCAACAAAGAATACCTACCCCTCATCACAAGGTTCAGTTCCCAATCTTACTGCAAAACCTCGTTTACCCTCAATTAATTACTATTGCTGTTTAACACAATACTATTAAAATTTTGTGATACAACCACCCTGTACTATCCTGTTTGGTTTATAAAAGTTACTTCTTGATTTACAAATTTGCAAGATTTATTATACAAGAGGAGGTGGAATGTACAGGATTGAGCTTTGAAAGTAAAGTATTTATTACTTACATTTAATGCTACTATTAGCATAACTACCCAAAATGAAAAGCCGATTCCTCCTCTTCATACTGCCTGTATTACTCCTCCTAACTTTTTGGTTATGGCCGCGGCAAGAAAAGATAAGCTATAATCGCCAAATCCGCCCCATTATCAATAACAAATGCATTTCATGTCATGGTGGTGTCAAACAATCCGGAGGGTTTTCCTTGCTATTTGAAGAGGAAGCAAAAATGGACACTGAATCAGGGAAACCGGCAATAATCCCCGGAGATGCTGAGGCCTCAGAAATGGTCACACGCCTTACACACCACGATCCCGAACTAAGAATGCCTTTGGGCAAAGATCCTTTGTCCAATGAAGAAATAAACCTGATCAAAGAATGGATCAATCAAGGTGCAAACTGGGAAAAGCACTGGGCCTATATTCCCCCAGCAAAGGATATAGAAGTACCTACTGTGGATATGGAAATACCGGCCCAAAATGAAATTGACCATTTTATTTTTAGGCAATTGGCCAAGATGGAGCTAAGTCCTAATGAAGAGGCCCCAAAGGAACTGCTACTCCGAAGGCTGACATTGGACATTACCGGCTTGCCACCCGACATCCAGGCCTATGATGATTTTATTGCCGATACTTCTCCTAATGCTTATGAAAACAAAGTTGATCAACTTTTGGCTTCTCCTCATTTTGGAGAGAAATGGGCGGCCTTTTGGATGGATCTGGCTCGTTATTCTGATTCTAAAGGCTATGAAAAAGATTTGCATAGAGAAATTTGGAAGTACAGAGATTGGCTGATTGAAGCATTTAATCAAGACATGCCTTTCGACCAATTTACCATTGCGCAACTGGCCGGAGATTTATTGCCTGATCCTACCGAATCTGATTTATTGGCCACAGCTTTTCACAGAAACACCATGGCAAACGATGAAGGAGGAACGAATGATGAGGAGTTTAGGGTGGCAGCAGTGATGGAAAGGGTAGGTACTACCTTTGAGGTATGGCAAGGTATAACCATGGCATGCGTTCAATGTCATAGCCATCCTTATGATCCTATCAGACACGAAGAGTTTTATAAAAGTCAGGCGTTTTTTAACAATACCCAAGACAAAGACCTTTACAATGAACAACCCAAAGTATTTACTTATGAAAAAGAGGATGAACAAAAGGTCAAAGAACTGCTTTCTTGGGTAAACGAAAACTTGAGGCCTTCAGAAAAGCTCCCAAAAATAACAGATCGCTTTTTACATAAGCAAAAGCAAGAACTTTTATATTCTTTAGGCTTCAGAAAGGTTGAAGCCGAAGAGTTTCAAGACAAGAGCCGATTCATCGAATTGGTAGCGCATGATCAGGAATCAATTTGGCAGGTACAAGACAGCTCATGGATCATGTTTGAAAATGTAGACCTGACAGATATTAGTGCCATTTCTTTGGGTTATGCCTCTCTCTATGGTGCTAAGGTGGAAATAAGACTAGACTCAGTACTTGGGGAAAAAATCG of the Cyclobacterium marinum DSM 745 genome contains:
- a CDS encoding DUF1553 domain-containing protein, giving the protein MKSRFLLFILPVLLLLTFWLWPRQEKISYNRQIRPIINNKCISCHGGVKQSGGFSLLFEEEAKMDTESGKPAIIPGDAEASEMVTRLTHHDPELRMPLGKDPLSNEEINLIKEWINQGANWEKHWAYIPPAKDIEVPTVDMEIPAQNEIDHFIFRQLAKMELSPNEEAPKELLLRRLTLDITGLPPDIQAYDDFIADTSPNAYENKVDQLLASPHFGEKWAAFWMDLARYSDSKGYEKDLHREIWKYRDWLIEAFNQDMPFDQFTIAQLAGDLLPDPTESDLLATAFHRNTMANDEGGTNDEEFRVAAVMERVGTTFEVWQGITMACVQCHSHPYDPIRHEEFYKSQAFFNNTQDKDLYNEQPKVFTYEKEDEQKVKELLSWVNENLRPSEKLPKITDRFLHKQKQELLYSLGFRKVEAEEFQDKSRFIELVAHDQESIWQVQDSSWIMFENVDLTDISAISLGYASLYGAKVEIRLDSVLGEKIGEGTFRITDKNFPGNRPTDWETLKVSIKPVSGTRDIFYYFKKDQTFAQDLIRVDWVFYHEKAPLKDKYPPSLQAKLEELSNTKAIETPILKDLPKSRSRKTHVFERGDWRSKGEEVRANTPEIMGTINKDNPTRLDFAKWLVNGENSLTSRVIVNRIWEQIFGFGIVESMEDFGSQGIPASHPELLDWLAVNFQDDMNWSMKKLIKKIVMSQSYRQNSATDEHKIKKDPYNKFLSRGSRTRLPAETIRDQALAISGLLNEKQLGPSVMPYQPENIISFGGKFWFPSEGDEKYRRAVYTYWKRTHPYPSFVTFDSPSREVCTSRRIRTNTPLQSLVLLNDPVYIEAADAWAKRILKESGNNIKNGIEKNLRLVTAKVPEPEKVEVLHQLYLESLSYYQKEGKELDKNAELAAMRMVSNAMLNLDEFVTRR
- a CDS encoding DUF1549 domain-containing protein codes for the protein MKRISKGNLLILTAVFFFMALGITTEVSALEAVMVFQLAEAETTFWLWKFLGRLHPLAVHFPVSFLLLAALLELFTLKEFNHKLRPGINALVWTGAIGALVAVVLGLLLANIEEYGGELLDIHQWTGIITAVLGVLLLFLLGKIKNGTPKQAIKTFRIVLFITALGVSIAGHFGASLTHGEEYLTETLPWNESSYTPEDLNIDLVAFEEEGALSEQKQIELVGKVRAVLAHNCYKCHSDAKIKGELRLDSKAFTFAGGESGPVIIPGNADKSELVRRIKLPKDHKEAMPSKGKVLSDDEIALITFWVNKGAPWPDAAEEVSVFRVAELAPRRPNLPAQRKGLTQAIDIWVDEYFEKQKIAWKEPVDDKVYLRRIYLDIVGLQPSPEEYSAFINDSRPDKRAIWVSELLDRDDDYATHWLTFWNDALRNDYTGTGYITKGRYAITDWLYNSLRDNKPYDQFVKQLLNPDEKSKGFIEGIRWRGDVNASQVTEMQAAQNVGQVILGLNLKCASCHDSFISDWKLKEAYAFANIFSDSSLVVSRCDIPTGEKAGTKILWEELGEIDSTASRSKKLEQLAEYLVQPANGRLYRTIVNRIWKQMMGRGLVEPADEMDNVPWSQDLLDWLATDFEEDGYDLKQLIYKIAISKAYQQPAVGVESPLFLAEDDFVFEGAVIRRMTAEQFTDGVSQKIHPLFTEEEMKYDPNQLAVSEQSDIGFVRAALVANNGLLKALGRTNREVVMTSRDSQASLLQALELTNGEKLNNTLKEGAVKWKEKYEAGEIIVEEVYQQLLGRAPQEKEFNIAMAALGDQPEPEAIQDLFWAVLLLPEFQLIY